One window of Hylemonella gracilis genomic DNA carries:
- the metK gene encoding methionine adenosyltransferase, translated as MANDYLFTSESVSEGHPDKVADQISDAILDAIFAQDPKSRVAAETLTNTGLVVLAGEITTNANVDYIQTARDTIKRIGYDNTEYGIDYKGCAVLVAYDKQSNDIAQGVDHASDDHLNTGAGDQGLMFGYACDETPELMPAPIYYAHRLVERQAQLRKSGKLPFLRPDAKSQVTMRYVDGKPHSIDTVVLSTQHSPDQSESATKLKASFYEAVIEEVIKPVLPKEWLKDTRYLVNPTGRFVIGGPQGDCGLTGRKIIVDTYGGACPHGGGAFSGKDPSKVDRSAAYAARYVAKNVVASGLAKQCQVQVAYAIGVAKPMNVTVYTEGTGVIADDKIAALVNEHFDLRPKGIIQMLDLLRPIYQKTAAYGHFGREEPEFTWERTDKAAALRAAAGL; from the coding sequence ATGGCGAACGACTACCTCTTCACTTCCGAATCCGTTTCCGAAGGCCATCCCGACAAAGTGGCTGACCAAATCTCGGATGCGATCCTGGACGCAATCTTCGCGCAAGACCCCAAGAGCCGGGTCGCCGCCGAAACGCTGACCAACACTGGCCTCGTGGTCCTGGCCGGTGAAATCACCACCAACGCCAACGTCGACTATATCCAGACTGCGCGCGACACCATCAAGCGCATCGGCTACGACAACACCGAATACGGCATCGACTACAAGGGTTGCGCGGTGCTGGTGGCCTACGACAAGCAGTCCAACGACATCGCCCAGGGCGTGGACCATGCCAGCGACGACCACCTGAACACCGGCGCCGGTGACCAGGGTCTGATGTTCGGCTACGCCTGTGACGAGACGCCGGAGCTGATGCCCGCCCCCATCTATTACGCGCACCGCCTGGTCGAGCGCCAGGCCCAGTTGCGCAAGAGCGGCAAGCTGCCCTTCCTGCGCCCGGACGCCAAGAGCCAAGTGACGATGCGTTACGTGGACGGCAAGCCGCACAGCATCGACACCGTGGTGCTGTCCACCCAGCACAGCCCCGACCAGAGCGAAAGCGCGACCAAGCTCAAGGCCAGCTTCTACGAAGCCGTGATCGAGGAAGTCATCAAGCCCGTGCTTCCCAAGGAATGGCTCAAGGACACGCGTTACCTAGTCAACCCGACCGGCCGTTTCGTCATCGGTGGCCCGCAGGGTGACTGCGGCCTGACCGGTCGCAAGATCATCGTCGACACCTACGGCGGCGCCTGCCCGCACGGCGGCGGCGCATTCAGCGGCAAGGACCCGTCCAAGGTGGACCGTTCCGCCGCCTACGCGGCGCGTTACGTGGCCAAGAACGTGGTGGCCTCAGGTCTGGCCAAGCAATGCCAGGTGCAAGTGGCCTATGCCATCGGTGTGGCCAAGCCCATGAACGTGACGGTCTACACCGAAGGCACGGGTGTCATCGCCGACGACAAGATCGCGGCGCTGGTGAACGAGCACTTCGACCTGCGACCCAAGGGCATCATCCAGATGCTGGACCTGCTGCGCCCGATCTACCAGAAGACCGCCGCCTACGGCCACTTCGGCCGCGAGGAGCCCGAGTTCACCTGGGAAAGAACCGATAAAGCTGCGGCTCTACGTGCAGCAGCCGGGCTGTAA
- a CDS encoding NAD(P)/FAD-dependent oxidoreductase has product MSTSHPHSYYAASRHPQVAYPALAGQVDTDVCVIGAGYTGLSTALHLLEHGFKVTVLEAAQVGFGASGRNGGQIVNSYSRDIDTVERQVGAEPARLLAAMAFEGGRIIRERVARYGIACDLKEGGVFAAFTARQMRHLEAQQTLWARHGYTQLEMLDANAIRNVVATERYIGGALDHGGGHIHPLNLALGEAAAIVSLGGVIHEQSPAIRIDRGSAQTPPVVHTPHGQVRARFVVVAGNAYLGGLLPELAAKSMPCGTQVIATEPLPQDLARSLLPQDYCVEDCNYLLDYFRLTANDRGRGRRLLYGGGVVYGARDPTDIETIVRPKMLKTFPQLEGVKVDYAWTGNFLLTLSRLPQMGRLGDNIYYSQGCSGHGVTFTHVAGKVLAEALRGQAERFDAFGALPHYPFPGGRLFRVPFTALGAWYYSLRDRLGV; this is encoded by the coding sequence ATGAGCACGTCTCACCCCCACAGCTACTACGCCGCGTCCCGCCACCCCCAGGTGGCGTACCCGGCTCTTGCCGGGCAGGTGGATACCGACGTCTGCGTCATCGGCGCGGGCTACACAGGGCTGTCCACCGCGCTGCACTTGCTGGAACATGGCTTCAAGGTCACGGTGCTCGAAGCCGCTCAGGTCGGCTTCGGTGCCTCCGGCCGCAATGGCGGGCAGATCGTCAACAGCTACAGCCGCGACATCGATACCGTCGAGCGCCAGGTCGGTGCGGAGCCCGCCCGCCTGTTGGCCGCCATGGCCTTCGAAGGCGGACGCATCATCCGGGAGCGCGTGGCCAGGTACGGCATCGCCTGCGACTTGAAAGAAGGCGGCGTGTTCGCGGCCTTCACGGCCAGGCAGATGCGCCACCTGGAAGCCCAGCAAACGCTGTGGGCGCGTCACGGCTACACCCAGCTGGAGATGCTGGATGCCAACGCCATCCGCAACGTGGTCGCGACCGAGCGTTACATCGGCGGTGCGCTGGATCACGGCGGTGGCCACATCCACCCGCTCAACCTGGCCCTGGGCGAGGCGGCGGCCATCGTGTCGCTGGGCGGCGTGATCCATGAACAGAGCCCCGCCATCCGCATCGACCGGGGCTCCGCGCAGACACCTCCCGTCGTGCACACGCCGCACGGCCAGGTACGGGCCCGCTTCGTGGTCGTGGCCGGCAATGCCTACCTGGGCGGCCTGCTGCCGGAGTTGGCCGCCAAGTCCATGCCCTGCGGCACTCAGGTCATCGCCACCGAACCACTTCCGCAAGACTTGGCTCGCAGCCTGCTGCCGCAGGACTACTGCGTGGAAGACTGCAACTACCTGCTCGACTACTTTCGCTTAACGGCCAATGATCGGGGACGCGGGCGCCGTCTGCTGTATGGCGGTGGTGTGGTCTATGGCGCGCGGGATCCGACTGACATCGAGACCATCGTCCGGCCCAAGATGCTCAAGACTTTCCCTCAGCTTGAGGGCGTGAAGGTTGACTACGCCTGGACCGGAAACTTCCTGCTCACGCTCTCTCGCCTGCCGCAGATGGGCCGGCTGGGCGACAACATCTATTACTCACAGGGCTGCAGCGGTCACGGCGTGACCTTCACCCACGTCGCGGGCAAGGTGCTGGCCGAAGCACTGCGCGGCCAGGCCGAACGCTTCGACGCCTTTGGTGCCCTGCCACACTACCCTTTCCCGGGCGGCCGGCTGTTCCGGGTCCCCTTTACGGCGCTGGGTGCCTGGTACTACAGCCTGCGCGACAGGCTGGGCGTGTGA
- a CDS encoding lysophospholipid acyltransferase family protein: MILLFRFLSRWPLVVLHGVGWLLGWLVFSASPTYRRRFIANIRQAGLNWRHGLTAIGQTGCMVMETPRLWFGGAVPVQWAKGAELLVQQALDAGKGVLILTPHLGCFEMIPQEYAKRFGAVQPITVLYRPSRQPYLREVVATARQREHLLTAPTTLAGVKQMLKALRAGQCVGLLPDQVPPEGLGVWSPFFGREAYTMTLSARLVQQTGASILLVRGERLSWGRGYRFHALPMRQELPDDLAAAVAMVNQAMEQLILSSPGQYLWGYSRYKQPRKESV, encoded by the coding sequence ATGATTTTGCTGTTTCGCTTCTTGTCCAGGTGGCCTTTGGTGGTGCTTCACGGCGTAGGCTGGCTTCTGGGGTGGCTGGTGTTCAGTGCGTCTCCCACCTACAGACGCCGATTCATTGCCAACATCCGGCAGGCGGGATTGAATTGGCGGCATGGCCTTACAGCCATAGGCCAGACGGGCTGCATGGTGATGGAAACACCTCGCTTGTGGTTTGGGGGGGCGGTACCAGTGCAATGGGCAAAGGGCGCGGAACTGTTGGTACAGCAGGCATTGGATGCAGGCAAGGGCGTTCTGATACTCACACCCCATCTGGGCTGTTTTGAGATGATTCCCCAGGAATACGCCAAGAGATTCGGTGCAGTGCAGCCAATCACCGTGCTGTACCGTCCCTCGCGGCAGCCCTATCTGCGTGAGGTCGTGGCAACGGCCCGGCAGCGGGAGCATCTGTTGACCGCTCCAACCACGCTGGCCGGTGTCAAGCAGATGCTGAAGGCTCTGCGCGCCGGTCAGTGCGTCGGTCTGTTGCCAGATCAGGTGCCGCCCGAAGGGCTAGGAGTGTGGTCACCGTTCTTTGGGCGGGAGGCTTACACCATGACCCTCTCGGCCCGTTTGGTGCAGCAAACGGGCGCATCGATTCTGCTAGTGCGTGGCGAGCGCCTGAGTTGGGGGCGAGGGTACCGGTTTCATGCCCTGCCTATGCGACAAGAACTGCCTGATGACCTGGCTGCGGCGGTGGCCATGGTCAACCAAGCCATGGAGCAGTTGATACTCAGCAGTCCAGGTCAGTACTTATGGGGTTACTCACGGTACAAGCAGCCACGCAAGGAGTCTGTCTGA
- a CDS encoding EAL domain-containing protein encodes MRVVTDNNYPPYVVLRADGQAEGYIVDLWRLWESKTGVRVDLQAIEWSQAQRAIRDREADVIDMIFRTPVREQLYDFSSPYATLPVSIYVDSSIQGIHDAASLSGFTIGVQRGDACVDALTSRGVSDLAAYPNYQSILAAAKAGQIKIFCMDDEPANYYLYLHRDQLNFGRAFQLYEGQFHWAVNRGDIATYELVERGMRLITAEERAQLHDRWFSQPFQYRPYLRIAMIAMLLVLGLGAAGGLWIRMLRRSVKHRTAEIQHKHQQLEGAAQELRVERALLRAIIESSPDAMMLKSPEGVYLDCNTGALGLLNLKREQLLGKTDQDLLTDKAFVHFVQGNDQEVLQGGKPLQYDTTFRTQDGGTRDIEMVKVLVHDAQGAPAGILTIGRDITERHRSEHELRIASVAFESHDGMMIADANGVIERVNSAFTRISGYCAEDAIGKTPRLLQSGLHEPSFYQALWTALKRDGHWQGEVVNRHREGHLYTVRLSITEVTDAAGRTLRYIGNLQDITAERDARALAERLRLFDPLTGLPNRLLIEDRMGHVPDRGAEPQALDAVMMIDLDLFQKINDSLGHVIGDQLLIEMARRISEIAREGDTIGRFSGDSFVLVAKNLGLERQEAAQRAQALAEAVRCAVEIPLALAGHRLVCTASVGITLSSSERSDPGTLLRQAELAMYKCKKEGRNTVRFFEEAMQIEIDRRRDLEHELREAIERGQLVLYYQLQVDAQGRPVGAEALMRWVHPRRGLVPPADFIPLAEETGLIEPIGQWALSTACHQLARWAGRPETSHLTVAVNISPRQFKSPTFVDDIMTKIRRAGIPAEKLKLEVTESTAIDEFDVSMSKLQALRACGFMISLDDFGTGNSSLNYLTKLPLTQLKIDKSFVDDLPASHRDAMVAQTIIAMGRGLGLDVIAEGVETEAQHRFLVEQGCQAFQGYFFGRPQAVEAFEASLQTLGRQSAEQTLETGT; translated from the coding sequence TTGCGTGTCGTCACCGACAACAACTACCCCCCTTATGTCGTCCTGCGCGCGGACGGGCAGGCCGAAGGCTACATCGTCGATCTCTGGCGACTCTGGGAAAGCAAGACCGGGGTCCGCGTGGACCTGCAAGCCATTGAATGGTCGCAGGCGCAGCGCGCTATCCGCGACCGTGAAGCCGATGTGATCGACATGATATTCCGCACACCGGTGCGTGAACAGCTCTATGACTTCTCCTCGCCTTACGCCACGCTGCCGGTCAGCATCTACGTGGACAGCTCCATCCAGGGCATCCACGACGCTGCCTCCCTCAGCGGCTTCACGATCGGCGTGCAGCGCGGCGACGCCTGCGTGGACGCGCTGACAAGCCGGGGGGTCTCTGACCTGGCCGCCTATCCGAACTACCAGAGCATCCTGGCAGCGGCGAAGGCAGGCCAGATCAAGATCTTCTGCATGGACGACGAGCCAGCCAACTACTATCTGTACCTGCATCGCGACCAACTCAACTTTGGTCGAGCGTTCCAGTTGTACGAAGGTCAGTTCCATTGGGCGGTCAACCGAGGCGACATCGCAACGTACGAATTGGTCGAGCGAGGCATGCGCCTGATCACCGCCGAAGAGCGCGCGCAGCTGCACGACAGATGGTTCAGCCAGCCTTTCCAGTACCGTCCTTACCTGCGCATCGCCATGATCGCCATGCTGCTGGTGCTGGGCCTGGGTGCGGCTGGCGGCCTCTGGATCCGCATGCTGCGGCGCTCCGTCAAGCACAGGACCGCCGAGATTCAGCACAAGCATCAGCAACTGGAGGGCGCCGCCCAGGAACTGCGCGTGGAACGGGCTTTGCTGCGCGCCATCATCGAAAGCAGCCCGGACGCCATGATGCTCAAGAGCCCGGAAGGCGTGTACCTGGATTGCAACACCGGTGCCCTTGGCCTGCTGAACCTCAAACGCGAACAGTTGCTGGGCAAGACCGACCAGGATCTGCTGACCGACAAGGCCTTCGTGCATTTCGTCCAGGGCAATGACCAAGAGGTGCTGCAGGGCGGCAAGCCGCTGCAATACGACACCACCTTCAGGACCCAGGATGGCGGCACGCGCGACATCGAGATGGTCAAGGTGCTGGTGCACGACGCACAGGGTGCGCCCGCGGGCATCCTGACGATCGGGCGTGACATCACCGAGCGCCACCGCTCGGAGCACGAACTGAGGATCGCCTCGGTGGCCTTTGAAAGCCACGACGGCATGATGATCGCCGACGCCAACGGCGTGATCGAGCGCGTGAACTCCGCCTTCACCCGGATCAGCGGCTATTGCGCCGAGGACGCCATCGGCAAGACACCCCGCTTGCTGCAGTCCGGCTTGCACGAGCCCTCTTTCTATCAGGCGCTCTGGACCGCCCTCAAGCGCGACGGGCATTGGCAGGGTGAAGTCGTGAACCGGCACCGCGAAGGCCATCTCTACACGGTGCGCCTGTCCATCACGGAGGTCACGGATGCGGCAGGCCGTACCCTGCGCTACATCGGCAATCTGCAAGACATCACCGCTGAACGGGACGCGCGCGCGCTGGCCGAGCGGCTGCGGCTCTTTGATCCCCTGACGGGTCTGCCCAACCGGCTGCTGATCGAAGACCGCATGGGCCACGTCCCCGACCGAGGCGCGGAACCACAGGCCCTCGATGCCGTGATGATGATCGACCTCGATCTGTTCCAGAAGATCAACGACTCGCTCGGCCATGTGATTGGCGATCAGTTGCTGATCGAGATGGCACGGCGCATCAGCGAGATCGCACGTGAAGGCGACACCATTGGCCGCTTCAGCGGTGACAGCTTCGTGCTCGTCGCCAAGAACCTCGGCCTGGAACGACAGGAAGCGGCCCAACGCGCCCAAGCGTTGGCCGAAGCCGTGCGCTGCGCCGTCGAAATACCCCTGGCGCTGGCCGGGCATCGCCTCGTCTGCACCGCCTCGGTGGGCATCACTCTGTCGTCCAGCGAACGGTCAGATCCTGGCACCCTGCTGCGCCAAGCTGAGCTGGCGATGTACAAGTGCAAGAAGGAAGGACGCAACACTGTGCGCTTCTTCGAGGAGGCGATGCAGATCGAGATCGATCGTCGCCGCGATCTTGAACACGAGCTGCGCGAAGCCATCGAACGGGGCCAGCTCGTGCTTTATTACCAATTGCAAGTGGACGCGCAGGGCCGCCCTGTGGGCGCCGAAGCCCTGATGCGTTGGGTTCATCCGCGCCGCGGACTCGTGCCACCTGCGGACTTCATCCCCCTGGCCGAGGAAACCGGCCTGATCGAGCCGATCGGCCAATGGGCGCTGTCCACCGCCTGCCATCAACTGGCTCGGTGGGCCGGTCGGCCCGAGACCAGCCACCTGACCGTGGCAGTCAACATCAGCCCGCGACAGTTCAAGTCGCCCACCTTCGTGGACGACATCATGACCAAGATCCGGCGCGCGGGCATCCCGGCAGAAAAACTCAAGCTGGAAGTGACGGAGAGCACCGCCATCGACGAGTTCGACGTCTCGATGAGCAAGCTTCAGGCCCTGAGAGCCTGCGGCTTCATGATTTCGCTGGACGATTTCGGCACCGGCAACTCCTCGCTCAACTACCTGACCAAGCTGCCGCTGACGCAGCTCAAGATCGACAAGTCCTTCGTGGACGACCTGCCGGCCAGCCACCGCGACGCCATGGTGGCGCAGACCATCATCGCCATGGGTCGGGGCCTCGGACTGGACGTGATCGCCGAAGGCGTGGAGACCGAGGCCCAGCACCGCTTCCTGGTGGAACAGGGATGCCAGGCCTTTCAAGGCTATTTCTTCGGACGACCGCAAGCCGTGGAAGCGTTCGAGGCCAGCCTGCAGACGCTGGGGCGCCAAAGTGCGGAGCAGACACTGGAAACAGGCACATGA
- a CDS encoding lysophospholipid acyltransferase family protein: MWARLGIECLRLIALLPLSCVRGLGSVLGLLLYVFVGSRRRIVMTNLALCFPDQPLAQRRRWARACCVYFAQTLLDRAWLWHGKSDVVSRRLRLTGAVHDLQGDAPTVIFAPHFFGLDAAGAAVSQQINRPIASIYMPQRNKVADAWLRKGRMRFGDVRLFERKDGSLKSIVATLRAGGLLYLLPDMNYGRKDSVFVPFFGVNTATVPSLPRFARLGKAKVVPVTARLTKIGYDIEVHPAWTDYPTDDEAADTAYMNRWLEGVIATMPAQYYWVHKRFKTRPKGDKKKMY, encoded by the coding sequence ATGTGGGCGAGGTTGGGAATTGAATGCCTGCGCCTCATTGCGCTTTTGCCACTGAGTTGCGTGCGCGGTTTGGGTTCTGTCTTGGGGCTTTTGCTCTATGTGTTCGTGGGGTCGCGTCGGCGCATCGTCATGACCAACCTCGCTTTGTGTTTTCCAGACCAACCGCTGGCTCAAAGACGGCGCTGGGCCCGGGCCTGCTGCGTCTATTTCGCGCAAACCCTGCTGGATCGCGCCTGGCTTTGGCATGGCAAGTCAGACGTGGTGAGTCGACGATTGCGATTGACGGGTGCGGTGCATGATCTACAGGGAGACGCGCCCACGGTGATTTTTGCACCGCATTTTTTTGGTCTTGACGCCGCGGGCGCAGCGGTGAGTCAGCAGATCAATCGGCCCATCGCCAGCATCTACATGCCTCAACGCAACAAGGTGGCCGATGCCTGGCTGCGCAAGGGGCGGATGCGTTTTGGCGATGTGCGACTTTTTGAGCGCAAGGACGGCAGTCTCAAGTCGATCGTCGCCACGCTGCGGGCTGGCGGCTTGCTGTATCTGTTGCCAGACATGAACTACGGGCGCAAGGATTCCGTCTTTGTGCCCTTCTTCGGTGTGAACACCGCGACCGTGCCTTCATTGCCACGCTTTGCCCGCCTGGGCAAGGCCAAGGTGGTTCCGGTGACGGCTCGCCTGACCAAGATCGGCTACGACATTGAAGTGCACCCAGCCTGGACCGACTATCCGACAGATGACGAAGCGGCGGATACGGCGTACATGAACCGTTGGCTGGAGGGAGTCATTGCCACCATGCCGGCCCAGTACTACTGGGTGCACAAACGCTTCAAAACCCGGCCCAAGGGCGACAAGAAAAAAATGTATTGA
- a CDS encoding ABC transporter substrate-binding protein, with product MTRHVATPRIFGLSRLGALLGGLALSLPAAALTLVVATVNNGHMLQMASLSPEFERAHPNIKLRWITLSEAQLRKAVSSDIATQGRQFDVVTVGMYEVPIWARQGWLTPIHTTPEMEPQDLLPNIREGLSHQGRLYGAPIYGESSMLFYRKDLFARAGLSMPAQPTWSDIAHFAARLHAPKDKVYGICLRAKAGWGENITLLTTIANTHGAQWFDMQWRPQLQTPAWHEALSLYVNLLRRYGPPDAVQRGYNENLALFLAGRCAIWVDATVAAGFLADPGQNPHAQQVGFAPAPVGTTPKGARWLWAWALAIPSDIDAAHTEAAQTFVAWATSRTYIEQVAALRGWGLVPSGTRVSTYANPRFQRAAPWASHELAAIRGADPRNATLPPSPYLGVQFATIPEFAAIGDEVGQRIAEAVAGHLSVDEALALSQRAAQRRMLSATPP from the coding sequence ATGACGCGGCACGTTGCCACGCCCCGGATCTTTGGTCTGAGCCGTCTCGGCGCCCTGCTCGGCGGCCTGGCGCTGTCACTGCCCGCAGCCGCCCTCACCCTGGTCGTCGCCACGGTCAACAATGGGCACATGCTGCAAATGGCTTCGCTGAGCCCCGAATTCGAGCGTGCCCATCCGAACATCAAGCTGCGCTGGATCACCCTGAGCGAAGCCCAGCTGCGCAAGGCGGTCAGCAGCGATATCGCGACGCAGGGTCGCCAGTTCGATGTCGTGACGGTCGGCATGTACGAGGTACCGATCTGGGCGCGCCAGGGCTGGTTGACGCCGATCCACACCACCCCAGAGATGGAGCCCCAGGATCTGCTGCCCAACATCCGGGAAGGCCTGTCGCACCAGGGCCGGCTCTACGGCGCGCCGATCTATGGCGAAAGCTCCATGCTGTTCTATCGCAAGGACCTGTTCGCCCGCGCCGGGCTGTCCATGCCCGCGCAACCCACCTGGTCGGACATTGCCCATTTCGCGGCCCGGCTGCATGCCCCGAAGGACAAGGTCTACGGCATCTGCCTGCGGGCGAAAGCCGGTTGGGGCGAAAACATCACCTTGCTCACCACGATCGCGAACACCCATGGTGCCCAATGGTTCGACATGCAATGGCGCCCGCAGTTGCAGACCCCGGCCTGGCACGAGGCACTCAGCCTCTATGTGAACCTGCTGCGTCGCTACGGCCCGCCCGACGCGGTTCAACGCGGCTACAACGAGAACCTGGCGCTCTTCCTCGCCGGGCGGTGCGCCATCTGGGTCGACGCCACCGTGGCGGCAGGTTTTCTGGCCGATCCCGGACAAAACCCCCATGCGCAACAGGTCGGCTTCGCCCCGGCCCCCGTGGGGACCACCCCCAAGGGCGCGCGCTGGCTCTGGGCCTGGGCTTTGGCCATCCCCTCGGACATCGACGCGGCGCACACGGAAGCGGCCCAGACCTTTGTGGCCTGGGCCACGTCGCGCACCTACATCGAGCAGGTGGCGGCCCTGCGAGGCTGGGGTCTGGTGCCTTCGGGCACGCGCGTTTCAACCTACGCCAATCCGCGCTTCCAGCGTGCCGCGCCCTGGGCCAGCCATGAGCTCGCCGCCATCCGCGGCGCCGACCCGCGCAACGCCACGCTGCCGCCCAGCCCCTACCTCGGGGTGCAGTTCGCCACGATCCCGGAATTCGCGGCCATCGGAGACGAAGTGGGCCAGCGCATCGCGGAGGCGGTGGCCGGCCACCTGAGCGTGGACGAAGCGCTGGCCCTCAGTCAGCGTGCCGCGCAGCGGCGCATGCTGAGCGCGACGCCCCCCTGA
- a CDS encoding phosphatase PAP2 family protein, with protein MRVTFLSAMFPRLRRARNQELLHLVGFVLGVVLLFGLWPTLDLTVSGWFYAGDGQFPAKQWAWVRTIYDYPKVGQWIVVAALLALLLGRFLPGRWRVTRSWRRRCLALLLAAALGVGWLVHDVVKEVSNRPRPNQTLGLGGEYAFVPMLRSGMQCGDCVSFVSGHAAGGFVYMAWGMWGAPATRRRWRRIGWFAGGVLGGVRILQGGHFLSDVLFSAVVMWLCCWLMRELWLRFARWRRWRKAGSEADAVVLPVVCNQAHTPSLSRRL; from the coding sequence ATGCGCGTCACGTTCCTCTCCGCAATGTTCCCCAGACTGCGCCGCGCGCGCAATCAGGAATTGCTGCATCTGGTCGGATTTGTGCTGGGGGTGGTGTTGCTGTTTGGCTTGTGGCCGACGCTGGATTTGACGGTCAGCGGTTGGTTCTACGCTGGCGACGGTCAGTTTCCTGCCAAACAATGGGCTTGGGTGCGGACGATCTATGACTACCCCAAAGTGGGGCAGTGGATTGTCGTTGCCGCCTTGCTGGCGTTGCTTCTGGGGCGGTTTTTGCCGGGGCGCTGGCGCGTGACGCGCTCATGGCGGCGGCGTTGCCTGGCGCTCCTGTTGGCGGCCGCTCTGGGTGTCGGCTGGCTGGTGCATGACGTCGTGAAGGAGGTTTCCAACCGGCCGCGCCCTAATCAGACGCTCGGACTGGGCGGGGAGTACGCCTTTGTCCCGATGCTGAGGTCTGGCATGCAATGCGGGGACTGCGTATCTTTTGTCAGCGGTCATGCGGCGGGTGGCTTTGTCTACATGGCCTGGGGCATGTGGGGGGCGCCCGCGACGCGTCGTCGCTGGCGCCGCATTGGCTGGTTCGCTGGTGGCGTTCTGGGGGGGGTCCGCATCCTGCAAGGCGGGCATTTCCTCAGCGATGTGCTGTTCTCGGCCGTGGTGATGTGGCTATGTTGCTGGCTGATGCGTGAGCTGTGGCTGCGGTTCGCGCGTTGGCGTCGCTGGCGCAAGGCGGGATCTGAGGCTGACGCGGTGGTTTTGCCCGTGGTCTGTAATCAGGCTCACACGCCCAGCCTGTCGCGCAGGCTGTAG
- a CDS encoding capsular biosynthesis protein, whose translation MPVITGLESTPENELVIVFCAKALAQRTYFNELGKFMGEAFVVMRPSPLKWPSLSDLLSPPEALLTDCMSYAIKDYRAERDGKSPGPIWMAMQRLIFRWHYACDRRTMRRLSPSLAVIWNGLKPRRYIFAEAARRDNIPCAFMEHGFLPNTTVCDGKGIHERNSVPRDPAFFRNLPPAPAPEAAQLVARRVKTARQSSGRELPKRYVFIPFQIDTDSKIILFSPWIQNMRHLFDELRALSDKFPQYQFVFKEHPSSHKTYGDLHSLLPADRGFFANEYPTQTLIENAEAVITISSTVGIEAMLYSKKVIVIGQAFYDLPGLTLSARSGPQLEKALTQLEQFTPDEQLRRNFLTYLKDDYLIPGNRQVKADDAHYARIKARLQSLRPTPRY comes from the coding sequence TTGCCCGTCATCACGGGTTTGGAATCGACACCGGAGAATGAACTCGTGATTGTTTTTTGCGCAAAAGCCCTCGCTCAGCGAACCTATTTTAACGAGCTGGGTAAGTTCATGGGCGAGGCTTTCGTGGTGATGCGTCCTTCACCTTTGAAGTGGCCCTCCCTCTCGGATCTGCTGTCGCCCCCCGAAGCGCTGCTTACTGATTGCATGTCCTATGCCATCAAAGACTATCGTGCGGAACGCGATGGAAAATCCCCAGGCCCGATCTGGATGGCGATGCAACGGCTGATCTTTCGCTGGCATTACGCTTGTGACCGCAGAACCATGCGGCGACTCTCCCCCAGCTTGGCCGTGATCTGGAACGGCTTGAAACCGCGCCGCTACATTTTTGCAGAGGCCGCTCGACGGGACAACATCCCCTGCGCCTTCATGGAGCATGGCTTTTTGCCCAACACAACCGTTTGCGACGGCAAAGGAATCCACGAGCGGAATTCGGTACCGCGTGATCCGGCATTCTTTCGGAACCTGCCGCCAGCGCCAGCCCCGGAGGCTGCCCAATTGGTCGCTCGCCGGGTCAAGACCGCCAGGCAATCCTCGGGACGTGAATTGCCGAAACGTTACGTCTTCATCCCGTTTCAAATCGACACTGATTCGAAGATCATTCTGTTCTCCCCCTGGATTCAGAACATGCGCCATCTGTTTGATGAGCTTCGAGCTCTATCAGACAAATTCCCGCAATACCAGTTCGTCTTCAAGGAACACCCCTCCAGCCACAAGACTTACGGCGATCTGCATTCGCTGCTGCCGGCGGACAGGGGGTTTTTCGCCAATGAATACCCGACTCAAACCTTGATCGAAAATGCCGAAGCGGTCATCACCATCAGCTCCACGGTCGGCATTGAAGCCATGCTGTACAGCAAGAAAGTCATTGTCATAGGACAGGCGTTCTACGATCTTCCCGGCCTGACGCTCTCGGCTCGCAGCGGGCCTCAGTTGGAAAAGGCCTTGACTCAACTGGAGCAGTTCACACCCGATGAGCAGTTGCGGCGCAATTTCCTGACCTACCTGAAAGACGATTACCTCATTCCTGGAAATCGCCAAGTAAAAGCAGACGATGCGCATTACGCGCGCATAAAAGCACGCCTGCAATCGTTGCGCCCCACCCCACGATACTGA